Genomic DNA from Luteitalea sp.:
AACTCTTGGCCGCGTCGCTCCTCGAGCTTGGGAACCACGATTCGGACCTCGCCGGCCACGAGCGTGGCACGGCTCCGCCGGATGTCGATCGCCGTCGAGATACGCACCGCACGTGCGAAGCGCCCGTAGGCACGCTCGACCAGATGAAAGGTCGTGGCCGTCGGTTGCCCACCCGCTGGAGGGCGCTTGCAGCCACAAACCACCAGCGTACCGGCCTTGAACAGGACGCGCACGTCTTCGACCGCGACGCCCGCCAAGTCGAGGTAGATCTCGATCGTGTCGTGGCGTTCGATGACATCCAGGGGAGGGGAGTAGACCCCAGCCGACGACCGCCAGGCGGCGGTGTGGGGCCGTTCCAGTTCGTCGAAGAGCCGCCGAACCTCCTCTGCGAGCTCAGTGACTTCAGGAAAGGGCAGCATCACGCCTAATCATACAGAGG
This window encodes:
- a CDS encoding Hsp20 family protein, with translation MLPFPEVTELAEEVRRLFDELERPHTAAWRSSAGVYSPPLDVIERHDTIEIYLDLAGVAVEDVRVLFKAGTLVVCGCKRPPAGGQPTATTFHLVERAYGRFARAVRISTAIDIRRSRATLVAGEVRIVVPKLEERRGQEFVIPVEKG